In Nonomuraea sp. NBC_00507, the following are encoded in one genomic region:
- a CDS encoding acyl-CoA thioesterase → MVERTPAQRHTYPRTVRFADIDSQGHVNNVRFLDYLEDARFGMFAIDLHNAGEEPFKGLVVTRHEIDYRRPLGFRPDPVRVETWVEEIRPVRFTLRYEIRDDDQVYVTAMSVIAAYDVERAAPRRLSESELAYLKRFSV, encoded by the coding sequence GTGGTTGAACGTACCCCGGCCCAGCGGCACACCTATCCCCGCACGGTGAGATTCGCCGACATCGACTCCCAAGGCCATGTGAACAACGTGCGCTTCCTCGACTACCTGGAGGACGCCCGCTTCGGCATGTTCGCCATCGACCTCCACAACGCGGGTGAGGAGCCGTTCAAAGGCCTGGTCGTGACCCGACACGAGATCGACTACCGTCGCCCGCTCGGCTTCCGCCCCGACCCGGTGCGGGTGGAGACCTGGGTGGAGGAGATCAGACCGGTACGGTTCACCCTGCGCTACGAGATCCGCGACGACGACCAGGTCTACGTCACAGCCATGTCGGTCATCGCCGCGTACGACGTCGAGCGGGCCGCCCCGCGCAGGCTCAGCGAGAGCGAGCTGGCTTACCTCAAACGTTTCTCCGTATGA
- a CDS encoding MFS transporter: protein MRRWWMLALGVNAHASVTLGLFALPLVMPEIMRHFGVSLTVAGIMANAPAFGILLALVAWGALADRHGERLVLGIGVSLAAVSFAAVAFVDRAWAVVVLLALAGAAGSAAMVGGGRIVLRWFQPPERGVAMGLRQVSFTLGMAVGAFTLPPVARAHGLPGVLLVCAGTSLLAAVLAAIFLAEPPHELAGRGTSPAGSPYRQPALWRVHATSALHVVPQIVVSTYGVSCLVELYGWDDVEAGRLFGVAAIGGAVIRIAAGRWSDRTGLRMRPLLLITFANVGVLALLAGGTLTRTWLGPAMLALAAVMTVAGNGLAYLAAGELAGPASAGRVLGTHNTIQNSVSLVATPLAGVLMESVGFWAGFAAGLVFTLLSVPVVPVRSERPKGL, encoded by the coding sequence ATGAGGCGCTGGTGGATGCTGGCGCTGGGCGTCAACGCCCATGCCAGTGTCACCTTGGGGTTGTTCGCCCTGCCCCTGGTCATGCCGGAAATCATGCGACATTTCGGTGTGTCGCTGACGGTGGCGGGAATCATGGCGAACGCCCCGGCCTTTGGCATCCTCCTCGCCCTCGTCGCCTGGGGAGCGCTCGCCGACCGGCACGGCGAGCGGCTGGTCCTGGGCATCGGCGTGAGTCTGGCCGCCGTGTCATTCGCCGCCGTCGCGTTCGTCGACCGGGCATGGGCCGTGGTCGTGTTGCTCGCCCTGGCCGGCGCGGCGGGCTCGGCCGCGATGGTCGGCGGCGGGCGGATCGTGCTGCGCTGGTTCCAGCCCCCCGAGCGCGGCGTCGCCATGGGCCTGCGCCAAGTCTCGTTCACGCTCGGCATGGCCGTCGGCGCGTTCACGCTGCCGCCCGTCGCCCGGGCGCACGGCCTGCCCGGCGTGCTCCTGGTCTGTGCGGGCACGAGCCTGCTCGCCGCCGTGCTGGCCGCGATCTTCCTGGCCGAGCCGCCGCACGAGCTCGCCGGCCGCGGCACGTCGCCGGCGGGCTCGCCGTACCGGCAACCGGCGTTGTGGCGGGTGCACGCCACCAGCGCGTTGCACGTGGTGCCGCAGATCGTGGTCAGCACGTACGGCGTGAGCTGCCTGGTCGAGCTCTACGGCTGGGACGATGTGGAGGCCGGGCGCTTGTTCGGCGTGGCGGCGATCGGCGGGGCCGTCATCCGCATCGCGGCGGGGCGGTGGTCCGACCGGACGGGGCTGCGCATGCGGCCCCTGCTGCTGATCACGTTCGCCAATGTCGGCGTGCTGGCGCTGCTGGCCGGCGGGACGCTCACCCGCACCTGGCTCGGGCCCGCGATGCTCGCGCTGGCCGCGGTGATGACCGTGGCCGGCAACGGGCTCGCCTACCTGGCGGCGGGCGAGCTCGCCGGCCCCGCGTCGGCGGGCAGGGTGCTCGGCACCCACAACACCATCCAGAACTCCGTTTCCCTGGTCGCCACTCCGCTGGCCGGGGTGTTGATGGAGAGCGTGGGGTTCTGGGCGGGCTTCGCGGCGGGGCTGGTGTTCACGCTGCTGTCCGTGCCCGTCGTCCCCGTTCGCAGCGAGCGCCCTAAGGGCTTATGA
- a CDS encoding NUDIX hydrolase, whose translation MKGRQAPMSTNGRTALTTIFDKVAWIHLEDRKILSTRSRGKDVYYLPGGKREPGESDLDTLVREIDEELAVAIVPSSAAHFGTFEAQADSHPDGVIVRMICYTARHQGTPTPSSEIDEVVWLTYADRDRVAPVDQIIFDQLHRTGRLL comes from the coding sequence ATGAAGGGCCGGCAGGCGCCCATGAGCACGAACGGAAGGACGGCATTGACCACGATCTTCGACAAAGTCGCCTGGATCCACCTGGAGGACCGGAAGATCCTCAGCACCCGATCGCGCGGCAAGGACGTCTACTACCTGCCCGGCGGCAAACGGGAACCGGGTGAGAGCGACCTCGACACCCTGGTCAGGGAGATCGACGAGGAGCTCGCCGTCGCCATCGTCCCGAGCAGCGCGGCGCACTTCGGTACGTTCGAGGCGCAGGCCGACAGTCACCCTGACGGGGTCATCGTGCGGATGATCTGCTACACCGCCCGGCACCAGGGCACTCCGACGCCGAGCAGCGAGATCGACGAGGTGGTCTGGCTCACGTACGCCGACCGGGACCGCGTGGCCCCGGTCGATCAGATCATTTTCGACCAGCTCCACCGGACCGGCCGGCTCCTTTAG
- a CDS encoding TetR/AcrR family transcriptional regulator, protein MARKSSWEWSRTAQTRKSMLQAAREVFSEHGFADSSVSEVVARAGSSVGSLYHHFGGKTELFLALYEDHQAAHEQASAASVAAAKKAGVDDPVELLIAGARAYLDGAWERRDLARLFIDGDGPPGFELIRRTRGREWVRQNAVLLGAGGDPLDRFTVAVLTSIIGEAAREVATSDTEDEAREVIEAAMALIRRLDPLKVLEDG, encoded by the coding sequence ATGGCACGTAAGTCCTCGTGGGAGTGGAGCCGTACGGCACAGACCCGCAAGAGCATGCTCCAGGCGGCACGCGAGGTCTTCAGCGAGCACGGATTCGCCGACTCCAGCGTCTCCGAGGTGGTCGCCCGCGCCGGGTCCAGCGTCGGCAGCCTCTACCACCACTTCGGCGGCAAGACCGAGTTGTTCCTCGCTCTCTACGAGGACCACCAGGCGGCGCACGAGCAGGCGTCGGCGGCCAGCGTGGCCGCAGCCAAGAAGGCCGGGGTGGACGATCCGGTCGAGTTGCTGATCGCGGGGGCGAGGGCGTACCTCGACGGGGCCTGGGAGCGGCGGGACCTGGCCAGGTTGTTCATCGACGGGGATGGGCCGCCCGGGTTCGAGCTGATCCGCCGGACCAGAGGGCGGGAGTGGGTACGCCAGAACGCCGTGCTGCTCGGCGCCGGTGGGGATCCGCTCGACCGGTTCACCGTGGCCGTGTTGACCAGCATCATCGGGGAGGCCGCCCGCGAGGTCGCCACCTCCGACACGGAGGACGAGGCACGCGAGGTCATCGAGGCCGCGATGGCCCTGATCCGCCGGCTCGACCCGCTGAAGGTCCTCGAAGACGGCTGA
- a CDS encoding GGDEF domain-containing protein: MVCIEATRRLGMPAGVSRDLLSAWWLPVALLLPPVYALFAPIVLQVLLQLRVRATVLHRRVFTSAAIGLAGCSASVLFHEFVPDPSALSRGSGPPIMYAVAAAVLFSLLNIALIAIAAHMANPDITWREVLWDRESVLLDIVELCLGVTVSIACGLNLALLLLALPPVVLLQRSLLHAQLQAAARTDAKTGLLNAAAWQREADTEIVRARRTGDTLALLIIDIDHFKRVNDAHGHLVGDQVLVGVAAALRSQLRDYDVVGRFGGEEFVVLLPGADIHEARQVAERLRTRIGHMAIPADDTLVKVTISAGVALMSVHGDELIDLLAAADLALYRAKELGRDRVCIPAVHPPPRPLPEEPC, encoded by the coding sequence ATGGTCTGCATCGAGGCCACCAGACGCCTGGGGATGCCCGCCGGGGTCTCGCGGGACCTGCTGTCGGCCTGGTGGCTGCCGGTGGCCTTGCTCTTGCCCCCCGTCTACGCGCTGTTCGCGCCGATCGTGCTGCAGGTCCTGCTGCAGCTACGAGTCCGTGCCACGGTGCTGCACCGCCGGGTGTTCACCTCGGCCGCTATCGGCCTGGCCGGGTGTTCGGCATCGGTCCTGTTCCACGAGTTCGTCCCCGACCCGTCGGCGTTGTCGCGCGGCAGTGGCCCGCCCATCATGTACGCGGTGGCGGCGGCCGTGCTCTTCTCGCTGCTCAACATCGCGCTCATCGCCATCGCCGCCCATATGGCCAACCCGGACATCACCTGGCGGGAGGTGCTGTGGGACCGGGAGAGCGTGCTGCTGGACATCGTCGAGCTGTGCCTGGGGGTCACGGTGTCGATCGCCTGCGGCCTCAACCTCGCCCTGCTGCTGCTCGCCCTTCCGCCGGTGGTGCTCCTGCAACGCAGCCTCCTGCATGCCCAGCTGCAGGCGGCGGCACGTACGGACGCGAAGACCGGCTTGCTGAACGCCGCCGCCTGGCAACGCGAGGCCGACACGGAGATCGTCCGCGCCCGCCGCACCGGTGACACGCTGGCGCTTCTGATCATCGACATCGACCACTTCAAACGCGTCAACGACGCGCATGGCCACCTGGTCGGCGATCAGGTCCTGGTCGGGGTGGCGGCCGCGTTGCGCAGCCAACTGCGCGACTACGACGTGGTGGGGCGTTTCGGCGGTGAGGAGTTCGTCGTCCTGCTGCCCGGCGCCGACATTCACGAGGCCCGGCAGGTTGCCGAGCGCCTGCGCACCCGCATCGGCCACATGGCCATCCCTGCCGATGACACCCTCGTCAAGGTCACCATTTCGGCTGGCGTCGCGTTGATGAGCGTCCACGGCGATGAGCTGATCGATCTGCTGGCCGCCGCCGATCTGGCGCTGTACCGAGCGAAGGAGCTGGGCCGCGACCGCGTCTGCATCCCAGCCGTCCACCCCCCGCCCCGCCCCCTCCCTGAGGAACCCTGCTGA
- a CDS encoding SCO4226 family nickel-binding protein — protein sequence MAKFMDVHTGFAGATEGQLREEHERDLAIEESEGVHFEHAWLDPESGKVFCLSTGPSKEAVLRVHEQAGHPTNEIYEVPVEIG from the coding sequence ATGGCGAAGTTCATGGACGTGCACACCGGATTCGCCGGCGCGACGGAGGGCCAGTTGCGCGAGGAGCACGAGCGGGACCTGGCGATCGAGGAATCCGAGGGCGTGCACTTCGAGCACGCCTGGCTCGACCCGGAGTCGGGCAAGGTGTTCTGCCTGTCGACCGGGCCGTCCAAGGAGGCGGTCCTGCGGGTGCACGAGCAGGCCGGGCACCCGACGAACGAGATTTACGAGGTTCCCGTCGAGATCGGATAG
- the ettA gene encoding energy-dependent translational throttle protein EttA, with product MPEYIYTLQRVRKAHGDKVVLDDVTLSFLPGAKIGVLGPNGTGKSTLLRMMAGLEQPSNGEARLMPGFTVGMLQQEPPLNEEKTVLGNVQEGVAETMAMLHRFNEIAEQMATDYSDELMNEMGKLQDQLEHRNAWDLDSQLEQAMDALRCPPPDAEVTKLSGGERRRVALCKLLLEAPDLLLLDEPTNHLDAESVQWLEQHLEKYAGTVLAVTHDRYFLDNVAGWILELDRGRAYAYEGNYSTYLELKAQRLKVEGQKDVKRKKRLEDELEWVRSNPKARQTKSKARLQRYEEMAAEADKYRKLDFEEIQIPPGPRLGTTVIKSDELTKGFGDRLLMEGLTFDLPRNGIVGIIGPNGVGKTTLFRMITGGETPDKGSITVGDTVKISYADQSRGGIDPNKNVWEVVSDGLDHIKVGNVEMPSRAYIAAFGFKGPDQQKKAGVLSGGERNRLNLALTLKQGGNVLLLDEPTNDLDTETLSSLENALLDFPGCAVITSHDRWFLDRIATHILAWEEGSNWFWFEGNFADYEKNKVERLGADAARPHRVTYRKLHRD from the coding sequence ATGCCGGAGTACATCTACACGCTGCAGCGCGTGCGCAAGGCGCACGGCGACAAGGTTGTCCTTGACGACGTCACGCTGTCGTTCCTGCCCGGAGCCAAGATCGGTGTCCTGGGGCCGAACGGCACCGGGAAGTCGACGCTGCTCCGGATGATGGCCGGCCTGGAGCAGCCGTCCAACGGCGAGGCCCGGCTCATGCCCGGCTTCACGGTCGGCATGCTCCAGCAGGAGCCGCCGCTCAACGAGGAGAAGACCGTCCTCGGCAACGTCCAGGAGGGCGTAGCCGAGACGATGGCGATGCTTCATCGCTTCAACGAGATCGCCGAGCAGATGGCCACCGACTACAGCGACGAGCTGATGAACGAGATGGGCAAGCTGCAGGATCAGCTGGAGCACCGCAACGCTTGGGATCTTGACAGCCAGCTGGAGCAGGCGATGGACGCCTTGCGGTGCCCGCCGCCCGACGCCGAGGTGACCAAGCTGTCCGGTGGCGAGCGGCGCCGGGTCGCGCTGTGCAAGCTGCTGCTGGAGGCGCCCGACCTGCTGCTGCTCGACGAGCCCACCAACCACCTCGACGCCGAGAGCGTGCAGTGGCTGGAGCAGCACCTGGAGAAATACGCCGGCACCGTCCTGGCCGTCACCCACGACCGCTACTTCCTCGACAACGTCGCCGGCTGGATCCTGGAGTTGGACCGCGGCCGCGCCTACGCCTACGAGGGCAACTACTCCACCTACCTGGAGCTCAAGGCCCAGCGGCTCAAGGTCGAGGGGCAGAAGGACGTCAAGCGCAAGAAGCGCTTGGAGGACGAGCTCGAGTGGGTCCGGTCCAACCCGAAGGCCCGCCAGACCAAGAGCAAGGCCCGCCTCCAGCGCTACGAGGAGATGGCGGCCGAAGCGGACAAATACCGCAAGCTGGACTTCGAGGAGATCCAGATCCCGCCGGGCCCGCGCCTGGGCACCACGGTGATCAAGTCCGACGAGCTCACCAAGGGCTTCGGTGACCGGCTGCTGATGGAAGGGCTGACGTTCGACCTGCCCCGCAACGGCATCGTCGGCATCATCGGCCCCAACGGCGTCGGCAAGACCACGCTGTTCCGCATGATCACCGGTGGCGAGACGCCCGACAAGGGGTCGATCACGGTCGGCGACACCGTCAAGATCTCGTACGCGGACCAGAGCCGCGGCGGCATCGACCCGAACAAGAATGTCTGGGAGGTCGTCTCCGACGGGCTCGACCACATCAAGGTCGGCAACGTGGAGATGCCGTCGCGGGCGTACATCGCGGCGTTCGGTTTCAAGGGCCCTGACCAGCAGAAGAAGGCGGGGGTGCTGTCGGGCGGCGAGCGCAACCGGCTCAACCTGGCGCTCACCCTCAAGCAGGGCGGCAACGTCCTGCTGCTCGACGAGCCCACCAACGACCTCGACACGGAGACGCTGTCTTCGCTGGAGAACGCGCTGCTGGACTTCCCGGGCTGCGCCGTCATCACCTCGCACGACCGGTGGTTCCTCGACCGCATCGCCACGCACATCCTGGCGTGGGAGGAAGGCTCCAACTGGTTCTGGTTCGAGGGCAACTTCGCCGACTACGAGAAGAACAAGGTCGAACGGCTCGGCGCCGACGCGGCGCGCCCGCACCGGGTGACCTACCGGAAGCTGCACCGCGACTGA